A DNA window from Centroberyx gerrardi isolate f3 chromosome 3, fCenGer3.hap1.cur.20231027, whole genome shotgun sequence contains the following coding sequences:
- the pgap4 gene encoding post-GPI attachment to proteins factor 4: MPRWRVFGSQYLRWSSTVTQGLVLSVVMFCVILPLCCHRLLYSYFFIKSMYLDSMSDEVLLDSYDRGQEALRFWRSGSTAASSGFTDIAKRPELLVTVVTARRTEGRDFHYLLQVMQRLIGLLGGCGERRCAEVLVCDVESGPQENEDASLLEDHFRVIRRSPEEQRRSRERVNTFEKEKRDYVYCLRKGWELVRPKNVVVLEDDALPRRDFFAVIKDLLSRRFALQTLYIKLYHPERLQRYWNPEPYRILEWIGLGLVGATALLLTFPYWNPFSFSFTLSATHLLFFTLYIMAAAELAGRHYLLEVRRLSPQLYAVSPATECCTPAMLFPGNSSLRVAEYLDESFCVKGNAKDMVLYQMARSVPGERSHSLEPNLITHIGAFSSVRANPSRPKLL, from the coding sequence ATGCCTCGATGGAGAGTGTTTGGCAGTCAGTATTTACGATGGTCCAGCACCGTCACTCAAGGCCTCGTCCTTTCTGTCGTCATGTTTTGCGTCATACTTCCTCTGTGTTGCCATCGGCTGCTGTATTCGTACTTCTTCATCAAATCCATGTATTTGGACTCGATGAGTGACGAGGTTCTGCTGGACAGCTACGACCGAGGCCAGGAGGCTCTGCGGTTCTGGCGCAGCGGCTCCACGGCGGCGTCCTCCGGCTTCACCGACATCGCCAAGCGTCCTGAGCTGCTGGTCACCGTGGTGACGGCCAGGCGAACCGAGGGGCGGGACTTCCACTACCTGCTCCAGGTGATGCAGCGGTTGATCGGCCTGCTGGGCGGCTGCGGGGAGCGCCGGTGTGCCGAGGTGCTGGTGTGCGACGTGGAAAGCGGTCCCCAGGAGAACGAGGACGCCTCCTTGTTGGAGGACCACTTCCGGGTGATCCGGCGTTCGCCTGAGGAGCAGCGCCGGAGCAGGGAACGAGTCAACACTTTCGAGAAGGAGAAGCGGGATTACGTCTATTGCCTCCGCAAGGGATGGGAGCTGGTCAGGCCCAAGAACGTTGTCGTCCTGGAGGACGACGCGTTGCCGAGACGGGACTTCTTCGCCGTCATAAAGGACTTGCTCTCACGGCGGTTTGCCCTCCAGACTCTTTACATCAAGCTGTACCACCCTGAGAGACTGCAGCGCTACTGGAACCCGGAGCCCTACCGCATCCTGGAGTGGATCGGACTCGGGCTGGTCGGAGCAACAGCCCTCCTCTTGACCTTTCCCTACTGGaaccctttctccttctctttcacgCTCTCCGCCACCCACCTTCTCTTCTTCACCCTTTACATCATGGCGGCGGCGGAGCTGGCGGGAAGGCATTACCTGCTGGAGGTCCGGAGGCTTTCCCCCCAGCTCTACGCCGTCTCTCCGGCCACCGAGTGCTGCACCCCCGCCATGCTCTTCCCAGGCAACTCCTCGCTCAGGGTGGCAGAGTATCTGGACGAGTCGTTCTGCGTCAAGGGGAACGCCAAAGACATGGTTCTGTATCAGATGGCGAGGTCCGTCCCTGGGGAAAGGTCTCACAGCCTGGAGCCCAACCTCATCACCCACATCGGGGCCTTTTCCTCGGTCAGAGCCAACCCGTCCAGACCCAAACTCCTCTGA